In one window of Camelina sativa cultivar DH55 chromosome 15, Cs, whole genome shotgun sequence DNA:
- the LOC104746238 gene encoding uracil-DNA glycosylase, mitochondrial-like — protein sequence MASSTPKTLMDFFQPANKRLKASPSSSSSSSFPAVSVAGGSRGSGSAAISPPRLTVASSAADDSSGLTPDQLARAEFNKFVAKSKRNLAVCSEKVTKAKAEGRCYVPLSELLVEESWLKALPGELHKPYAKTLSDFLESEIIADGKSPPIYPPQHLVFNALNTTPFDRVKVVIIGQDPYHGPGQAMGLSFSVPEGEKLPSSLLNIFKELQKDVGCSIPRHGNLQKWAVQGVLLLNAVLTVRSKQPNSHAKKGWEQFTDAVIQSISQQKEGVVFLLWGRYAQEKSKLIDATKHHILTAAHPSGLSAHRGFFDCRHFSRANQIFEQMGIPPIDWQL from the exons ATGGCTTCGTCAACACCTAAAACCCTAATGGATTTTTTTCAACCTGCCAACAAACGCCTCAAAgcttccccttcttcttcttcctcctcctctttcccCGCCGTCTCCGTCGCCGGAGGATCCCGCGGTTCGGGTTCTGCAGCAATCTCGCCGCCTCGTTTAACCGTTGCAAGTTCCGCCGCCGATGACTCATCTGGCCTTACACCTGACCAGCTCGCTCGCGCCGAGTTCAACAAGTTCGTCGCCAAATCCAAGCGTAACCTCGCCGTCTGCTCCGAGAAGGTCACAAAAGCGAAag CTGAAGGAAGATGCTATGTGCCGTTGAGTGAGCTTTTAGTGGAAGAGTCATGGCTTAAAGCACTTCCTGGTGAATTGCATAAACCTTACGCCAAAACCCTTTCTGATTTCCTTGAAAGTGAGATCATTGCTGACGGTAAAAGCCCTCCGATTTATCCACCGCAGCATTTGGTTTTCAATGCCCTCAATACAACTCCTTTTGATCGAGTCAAGGTTGTTATTATTGGACAG GATCCTTACCATGGACCTGGTCAAGCTATGGGTTTGTCTTTCTCTGTACCTGAAGGAGAAAAGCTTCCTTCTAGTTTGTTGAACATATTTAAGGAGCTTCAGAAAGATGTTGGCTGTTCCATCCCACGTCATGGTAATCTACAGAAATGGGCTGTGCAG ggtgtGTTGCTGCTGAATGCTGTTCTTACAG TAAGGAGTAAACAGCCTAATTCACATGCAAAGAAAGGATGGGAACAATTCACTGATGCTGTTATTCAAAGCATCTCACAGCAGAAGGAAGGTGTTGTTTTTCTCCTCTGGGGAAGATACGCTCAAGAGAAATCCAA GTTAATAGATGCGACTAAACATCATATACTCACAGCAGCGCATCCATCTGGTTTGTCGGCACATAGAGGCTTCTTCGACTGCAG GCATTTCTCTCGCGCAAACCAGATATTTGAGCAAATGGGGATTCCTCCCATCGACTGGCAACTTTAA
- the LOC104746239 gene encoding zinc finger CCCH domain-containing protein 38-like translates to MSGLERTCVSKRGSKEETHHHHPSLNANSSSYNHDKESEFNAESNGCRRSDDHHPGEARTRSRVSHNNENSYYSEQDDTRQQFFPRSGSRSNSRSRSRSRSPIYRARRDAGSYDRQHKTRTLVSPTPIREFNKRGSGHQFDQSNGYGWEYNTRKPRESKYHTDDFRGKAMMKGSRSFEYDTEFPEDYSRNGFSDSRLRRHRSGYTGEKETQRRDGDGGREFHRSYNIPCKFLAAGFCRNGKYCRFSHDGADRKQLQDNNFYRQDRNYHSGGHNKWNDVERLDDRRLGGMEVSRASKGVTESKGNGSWIDDMEMSPDWNYGVQSLKNPVKEEHGVVIIGQSSQSRVQSNGMFPHGDKTVVEKPIAASHQSHVHPVNVTPVQGFSQNHNVLPPYLSSPTPGGSQQVLATAAIDLSVGSNLSNLESGKVNQNNHQSTVEKSVLVQNTVSKEQLDKITNISASIAQFLANRQPIPQLNQALQMPPYSESSMAVQPNQATTTAVHTQSNVMSSNPTQLMSTGAEGVPAVTALQVSNVDGIQDLTLNPKGCEEKGSKKTDEASKEEEEGKKTGEDTNDAENIVDEDVNDDGEGSDEENKKGKDPKEMLAFKFALVEVVKELLKPAWKEGKMDKDVYKNIVKKVVEKVTVTMQSGNVPQTQEKIDQYLSASKPKLTKLVQAYISKIKKT, encoded by the exons ATGAGTGGTTTGGAAAGAACATGTGTTTCAAAGCGGGGCTCTAAGGAAGAGACGCACCATCATCATCCTAGCCTAAAtgcaaactcttcttcttataacCATGACAAAGAGTCCGAGTTCAATGCAGAGAGTAATGGTTGCAGGAGGTCGGACGACCATCACCCTGGTGAAGCTAGGACTAGAAGCAGAGTTTCACATAATAACGAGAACAGTTATTATTCTGAACAAGATGATACTAGGCAACAGTTTTTCCCTAG GAGTGGAAGTAGAAGTAATAGCAGGAGTAGAAGCCGTAGCAGAAGCCCCATCTATAGAGCTAGACGAGATGCAGGATCTTATGACAGACAACATAAGACCAGAACTCTAGTTTCTCCTACACCAATAAGGGAATTCAATAAGAGAGGCAGTGGTCATCAGTTTGATCAAAGCAACGGTTATGGTTGGGAATATAATACTAGAAAGCCAAGGGAGTCTAAATATCACACCGATGATTTCAGAGGAAAGGCGATGATGAAAGGCTCGAGGTCTTTTGAGTATGATACTGAGTTTCCCGAGGATTATTCGAGAAATGGCTTCTCAGACTCGAGATTGAGAAGGCACAGAAGCGGATATACGGGAGAGAAAGAAACTCAAAGAAGGGATGGTGATGGTGGAAGAGAATTCCACAGGAGTTACAATATCCCTTGCAAGTTTTTGGCTGCAGGGTTCTGTCGTAATGGTAAGTATTGCAGGTTTTCTCATGATGGTGCTGATAGAAAGCAGCTTCAAGACAACAACTTTTATAGACAGGACCGTAACTATCATAGTGGTGGTCATAATAAATGGAATGATGTTGAAAGATTGGATGATAGAAGATTAGGTGGGATGGAAGTATCTCGTGCAAGTAAGGGAGTTACTGAATCTAAAGGGAACGGAAGCTGGATTGATGATATGGAGATGTCCCCTGATTGGAATTATGGAGTTCAATCTTTAAAGAACCCTGTGAAGGAAGAGCATGGTGTTGTTATTATTGGTCAGAGTTCTCAATCTAGAGTTCAGAGTAATGGTATGTTTCCACATGGTGACAAAACTGTGGTTGAGAAACCTATAGCTGCTTCACATCAGAGTCATGTTCACCCAGTGAACGTCACTCCTGTTCAAGGTTTCAGTCAGAATCATAATGTATTGCCGCCGTACCTAAGCTCACCAACTCCTGGAGGAAGTCAACAGGTGCTAGCTACTGCTGCTATAGATCTCTCAGTAGGCTCGAACTTGAGCAATCTTGAGAGTGGAAAAGTTAATCAAAATAATCATCAATCGACTGTAGAGAAATCTGTTTTGGTCCAAAATACCGTGAGTAAGGAACAACTCGATAAGATCACCAACATCTCAGCAAGTATTGCGCAGTTTCTTGCAAATAGGCAGCCCATTCCACAGCTTAATCAGGCATTACAGATGCCTCCGTATTCAGAATCTTCCATGGCTGTTCAACCAAACCAGGCTACTACCACCGCTGTGCATACTCAAAGTAATGTAATGAGTAGTAATCCAACTCAGCTAATGAGCACTGGCGCCGAAGGAGTCCCAGCGGTAACTGCATTGCAGGTAAGCAATGTTGACGGGATCCAGGATCTTACGCTAAATCCGAAGGGTTGTGAGGAAAAAGGGAGCAAAAAGACTGATGAAGCtagcaaagaagaagaggagggtaAGAAAACTGGAGAAGACACCAATGATGCTGAGAATATTGTAGATGAAGATgttaatgatgatggtgaaggaAGTGacgaagaaaacaagaaaggtAAAGACCCAAAAGAAATGCTGGCGTTTAAGTTTGCGCTTGTTGAGGTTGTAAAGGAGCTTCTAAAACCAGCTTGGAAAGAAGGTAAGATGGACAAAGATGTTTACAAAAACATAGTGAAGAAGGTAGTTGAGAAAGTGACTGTTACAATGCAAAGTGGAAACGTTCCTCAAACACAAGAGAAGATTGACCAATATCTATCTgcttcaaaaccaaaacttacCAAGCTCGTTCAG GCATATATCAGCAAAATCAAGAAGACCTAA